In one Mucilaginibacter ginsenosidivorax genomic region, the following are encoded:
- a CDS encoding ABC transporter substrate-binding protein, with protein MTSVRNHLLQLSGNKWLLFFITALVLAACSPKLQPVAPVKKPTDTEAEKPKIAEKPPVKPAASKPLTIAMVLPLGLDHLKPGARYTSPGLTKANMSVEYYQGFKLALDSLAAGGTNFKLRLYDSKDEAAQAHSLGFNPLIKNSDLIVGPVFPDGMKVFTAVLNTKSPVVSPLSPASPATINSNNLITVMPPLEYHGWGAAQYINDKLKPKKIFILRSGFSQEQDYVRGFKNATDSLSNKKVKVVIVTISKGQLGGLIPQLSKKEQNIFVVAATDQAFLAVTLKSLDTLNRHYPVTLFGHPSWEKFSFLKIDILQRLKTHITSADQIDYKSDANMEFVRVYHRVYHVEPTDFAIKGFDEGMYFGRQLIDNNFAALDQADYTGLHNRFRFIKKNGLGWVNTHVNVLMYANFELKQVE; from the coding sequence ATGACATCAGTTCGAAACCACCTGCTACAATTGAGTGGGAATAAATGGTTACTGTTTTTTATAACGGCATTGGTACTGGCTGCATGTTCGCCAAAATTGCAGCCGGTAGCGCCTGTTAAAAAACCAACTGACACAGAAGCCGAAAAACCAAAGATTGCCGAAAAGCCGCCCGTAAAACCGGCGGCTTCCAAACCTTTAACCATAGCGATGGTATTGCCGCTGGGTTTAGATCATCTGAAGCCCGGCGCCAGGTATACTTCGCCAGGCTTAACCAAGGCCAACATGAGCGTGGAGTATTACCAGGGCTTTAAACTTGCCCTTGATTCGCTTGCAGCCGGCGGCACTAATTTTAAACTCCGGCTATACGATTCAAAAGACGAGGCCGCGCAGGCGCATAGCCTTGGCTTTAATCCCCTCATCAAAAACAGCGACCTGATTGTGGGCCCGGTTTTTCCGGATGGGATGAAGGTTTTTACCGCTGTGCTTAATACAAAGTCGCCGGTTGTATCGCCGCTTTCGCCTGCGTCTCCGGCAACTATCAACAGCAATAATTTAATTACGGTAATGCCGCCCCTGGAGTACCACGGTTGGGGTGCCGCACAGTACATCAACGATAAATTAAAGCCTAAAAAGATTTTTATCCTGCGGTCGGGCTTTAGCCAGGAGCAGGATTATGTGCGGGGCTTTAAAAACGCCACAGATAGCCTGAGCAACAAAAAGGTTAAGGTTGTTATTGTTACCATTTCAAAAGGACAGTTGGGCGGATTGATACCGCAGCTATCAAAAAAAGAACAAAACATATTTGTGGTAGCCGCTACCGACCAGGCATTTTTAGCAGTTACCTTAAAATCGCTGGATACTTTAAACAGGCATTACCCGGTAACCCTGTTTGGGCACCCAAGCTGGGAGAAGTTTAGTTTTTTAAAGATAGATATTTTGCAGCGCTTAAAAACCCACATCACATCTGCCGATCAGATTGATTATAAATCAGACGCTAATATGGAATTTGTGCGGGTTTATCATCGTGTTTACCATGTTGAGCCCACCGATTTTGCCATTAAAGGCTTTGACGAGGGTATGTACTTTGGCCGCCAATTGATTGATAATAATTTTGCAGCCTTGGACCAAGCCGATTATACCGGCCTGCACAATCGCTTCCGTTTTATTAAGAAAAATGGATTAGGATGGGTAAATACGCATGTAAATGTGTTAATGTATGCTAACTTTGAGCTTAAACAGGTAGAATGA
- a CDS encoding MarC family protein — protein sequence MRPLIFREILSVTMILFAIIDILGAIPVIIQVRQRVGHIESEKASIAVLVLMVVFLFVGDELLAIIGLDISSFAIAGSLVIFIIAMEMVLGVDFFKEEVPLSASIVPIAFPLIAGAGTMTTLLSLKSQYQTQNIIVGIVLNTIVVYLVLKNVKWLEKLLGPVGLSILRKSFGIILLAIAIKLFRANTHL from the coding sequence ATGCGTCCACTAATATTCAGAGAAATATTGTCCGTTACGATGATCCTGTTTGCCATTATTGATATACTGGGCGCCATACCTGTAATTATCCAGGTACGCCAGCGCGTAGGGCATATCGAATCGGAAAAGGCAAGTATAGCAGTGCTGGTATTAATGGTGGTATTTTTATTTGTGGGCGATGAACTGCTGGCCATCATCGGGCTGGATATCTCGTCATTCGCGATAGCAGGCTCGCTGGTAATCTTTATCATCGCCATGGAAATGGTATTAGGGGTCGACTTTTTTAAAGAGGAGGTGCCGCTATCGGCATCCATAGTACCCATCGCATTCCCGCTGATAGCCGGCGCAGGCACCATGACTACATTACTTTCCCTAAAATCACAATATCAAACCCAAAACATTATTGTAGGCATTGTGCTAAACACCATTGTGGTTTACCTGGTGCTTAAAAATGTAAAATGGCTCGAAAAGCTTTTAGGCCCGGTTGGGTTGAGTATACTGCGTAAATCGTTTGGGATTATTTTGCTGGCGATAGCTATCAAGTTGTTTAGGGCAAATACGCATCTGTAG
- a CDS encoding amino acid permease: protein MKLFIKKPIAQLMAASAATEKTLKRTLGVGSLIALGIGAIIGAGIFVRTAAAAGEHAGPAVTISFLIAASGCALAGLCYAEFASMIPIAGSAYTYSYATMGEFIAWIIGWDLVLEYALGAATVSIGWSQYFNEFLHTFFDIHIPYQWAHSFFETSNTTTGMYAAELGTRGIVNLPAILILFLLTLLLIKGTAESAVVNNIIVVIKVAIVLMIIGLGWHYINPALHTPYMIPADAGTVKVSTGVINYGDTFNHGWLGVLRGASVVFFAFIGFDAVSTAAQEAKNPQKDMPKGILISLVICTALYILFSHVLTGLVSYKEFLIQGKEASVTYAIKAAMGPGYHWLANLVTVSILAGFSSVILVMLMGQTRVFYTMSTDGLIPKIFSKLHPKFQTPYKSQWLFFGFVSLFAGFIPDRIVGDMVSIGTLFAFVLVCFGIMILRNTDPHLVRPFKTPIYYIVCPLGALICLGMIASEGWENWARLIVWLLIGFIIYFGYSIKRSHVRHGKVEGATDPINPKFVE from the coding sequence ATGAAGTTATTTATTAAAAAACCTATTGCGCAATTGATGGCTGCCTCGGCGGCAACCGAGAAAACGCTGAAAAGAACGTTAGGCGTTGGCTCGCTTATCGCCCTGGGTATTGGCGCAATTATTGGCGCCGGTATTTTTGTGCGAACGGCGGCGGCAGCAGGCGAACACGCCGGTCCGGCTGTTACAATATCATTCCTTATTGCAGCCTCGGGTTGCGCGCTGGCCGGTTTGTGCTATGCGGAGTTTGCCAGTATGATCCCTATCGCAGGCTCGGCATACACCTATTCTTACGCCACCATGGGCGAGTTCATCGCCTGGATTATTGGCTGGGATTTGGTATTGGAGTACGCTTTGGGAGCTGCAACGGTATCCATCGGCTGGTCGCAGTACTTTAACGAGTTTTTACATACCTTTTTCGATATACACATCCCCTATCAATGGGCGCACTCGTTCTTCGAAACCTCTAATACTACTACCGGCATGTATGCCGCAGAATTGGGCACACGTGGTATTGTTAACCTCCCGGCTATCCTTATCCTGTTCCTGTTAACTTTATTGTTAATTAAGGGCACGGCAGAATCAGCTGTAGTAAACAACATCATCGTTGTAATTAAAGTTGCCATTGTACTGATGATCATCGGCTTAGGCTGGCACTACATTAACCCTGCATTACACACGCCATATATGATCCCTGCTGATGCCGGAACCGTTAAAGTGAGTACTGGCGTAATTAATTACGGCGATACGTTTAACCACGGCTGGCTTGGTGTATTACGTGGTGCAAGTGTTGTATTCTTTGCCTTTATCGGTTTTGATGCCGTATCTACCGCGGCCCAGGAAGCTAAAAACCCACAAAAAGATATGCCAAAAGGTATCCTGATATCATTGGTTATCTGTACCGCGCTTTATATCCTGTTCTCGCACGTATTAACCGGTTTGGTATCTTACAAAGAATTCCTGATACAAGGTAAAGAAGCTTCTGTTACTTACGCAATTAAAGCGGCAATGGGGCCAGGCTATCACTGGTTGGCCAATTTGGTAACTGTATCTATCCTTGCAGGCTTCTCATCGGTTATCCTTGTGATGTTAATGGGGCAGACTCGTGTATTCTACACCATGAGTACAGATGGTTTAATCCCTAAAATATTTTCTAAACTACACCCTAAATTCCAAACACCATACAAATCGCAGTGGTTGTTTTTTGGTTTTGTATCCCTTTTTGCAGGTTTTATTCCTGACAGAATTGTAGGCGACATGGTAAGCATAGGTACATTATTTGCGTTTGTGCTGGTTTGTTTTGGTATTATGATTTTACGTAATACCGATCCTCACCTGGTTCGTCCGTTTAAAACACCTATTTATTATATTGTTTGTCCGCTTGGCGCTTTAATTTGTTTAGGTATGATTGCTTCTGAAGGTTGGGAAAACTGGGCAAGGCTAATTGTTTGGTTACTCATCGGTTTCATTATTTACTTTGGTTACAGCATCAAACGCTCGCATGTAAGGCACGGAAAAGTTGAAGGAGCAACTGACCCCATCAACCCTAAATTTGTTGAATAA
- a CDS encoding RsmB/NOP family class I SAM-dependent RNA methyltransferase, translated as MKAINQLKTFQRIIGEYPVDTPLSKFLPGFYRQNKQMGSTDRRVASRLVYSYFRLGQALPNLATDERLIVAEFLCNTQSNSFLLHFKPDWAACINFTIDDKLALIKTAYPAFKLEDVFPWTSQISAGIDKDAFLKSFFCQPDLFIRVRNGYDHLVKAELNKAGVVFKDEGNGCYALPNGTRLETIFAKQNWFEVQDISSQQTGYFFRPQRWDNWWDACAASGGKSLLLHEDEPNIKLVVSDIRESVLANLDERFQLAGLTKYQKKVLDLTTNIDQTLHDYEFDGIILDAPCSGSGTWGRTPEMIAQFMPAKIDFFQRLQKGIAQNVVKYLKPGKPIIYITCSAFKGENEDVVDYLVKELGLKLEESKVLKGYEHKADTMFVARLSPPAP; from the coding sequence ATGAAGGCTATAAACCAGCTTAAAACGTTTCAGCGCATAATAGGGGAGTACCCGGTTGATACGCCCTTAAGTAAATTTTTACCCGGCTTTTACAGGCAAAACAAGCAAATGGGGTCAACCGACAGGCGGGTAGCCAGTCGGTTGGTATACAGCTATTTTCGGCTGGGGCAGGCACTCCCCAATTTAGCTACTGACGAACGGTTAATAGTTGCCGAATTTTTGTGTAACACCCAAAGTAATTCATTTTTACTGCATTTTAAACCCGACTGGGCGGCTTGCATTAATTTTACTATTGACGATAAGCTTGCGCTAATAAAAACAGCATACCCTGCATTTAAACTGGAAGATGTTTTCCCATGGACATCGCAGATCTCGGCCGGGATTGATAAAGATGCATTCCTGAAATCATTTTTTTGCCAGCCCGATTTGTTTATCCGGGTACGCAATGGCTACGACCACCTGGTTAAAGCCGAACTGAATAAAGCCGGAGTTGTGTTTAAAGATGAAGGCAACGGCTGTTACGCTTTGCCTAACGGCACGAGGCTCGAAACCATCTTCGCAAAACAAAACTGGTTCGAGGTGCAGGATATTTCCTCGCAGCAAACCGGCTATTTTTTCAGGCCCCAGCGCTGGGATAACTGGTGGGATGCCTGTGCAGCATCGGGCGGTAAGTCGTTATTACTGCACGAGGACGAACCCAATATTAAATTGGTAGTATCAGATATCCGCGAATCGGTATTAGCCAACCTGGATGAACGCTTCCAGTTAGCAGGCCTAACCAAGTACCAGAAAAAGGTACTCGATTTAACCACCAACATTGATCAAACCCTGCACGATTACGAGTTTGACGGCATCATCCTTGATGCCCCCTGCAGTGGCTCGGGCACCTGGGGCCGCACGCCCGAGATGATAGCCCAGTTTATGCCCGCCAAAATCGATTTTTTTCAGCGCCTGCAAAAAGGCATCGCCCAAAATGTTGTCAAATACCTTAAGCCCGGCAAACCGATTATTTATATCACCTGCTCGGCCTTTAAAGGCGAGAATGAGGACGTGGTTGACTACCTGGTGAAAGAGTTGGGTTTGAAGCTGGAAGAAAGCAAAGTGTTAAAGGGCTATGAGCATAAGGCGGATACGATGTTTGTGGCGAGATTGAGCCCCCCGGCCCCCTGA
- a CDS encoding MFS transporter, which yields MKQDKNLWVLVLVCIINSLGFGIIVPVLYSYGKQYGVTGEILGILTASFSVAQFFATPVLGSLSDKYGRKPLLIISLAGTCLSFMMFAWASSIFMLFAARVLDGLTGGNVSVAQAMVSDTATPQNRAKKFGILGSAFGFGFVIGPAIGGLLNKFGPQVPFFFAAGISLIGTLCTIFLLKETNLPETRNTTAESGFNFSALITTLKRPVIGTAVFTGFMLTMAQFTMIIGFQTFSVDVLKITPTQIGILYAGFGISGIIMQLSVPLLTKWISSKATILVLSTTLCMAAMFVTGLTNNFIPFVTGICIYGLFNGLRNPMINAIIADHIKHNEQGKILGINQSYNSIGQTLGPVTAGFAALITAHSIFFLSSCYILFALLLSFRLKHKSIKP from the coding sequence ATGAAGCAGGATAAAAACCTTTGGGTATTAGTTTTAGTTTGCATTATCAACTCGTTAGGCTTCGGCATCATTGTGCCGGTGCTGTACTCTTATGGTAAGCAATACGGCGTTACCGGCGAAATATTGGGTATACTTACCGCTTCATTTTCGGTAGCTCAATTTTTTGCCACCCCTGTTTTAGGTTCGCTGTCTGATAAATATGGCCGCAAACCTTTACTCATTATCAGCCTGGCGGGTACCTGTCTGTCGTTCATGATGTTTGCCTGGGCCAGCAGTATTTTTATGCTGTTTGCGGCACGCGTGCTTGATGGTTTAACCGGCGGCAATGTATCGGTGGCACAAGCTATGGTATCTGATACCGCAACGCCACAAAACAGGGCAAAAAAATTCGGCATTCTTGGCTCGGCATTTGGGTTTGGCTTCGTAATAGGGCCGGCCATAGGCGGTTTGCTTAATAAATTCGGCCCACAGGTACCTTTCTTTTTCGCAGCAGGTATTTCATTAATAGGTACGCTATGTACCATTTTTTTGTTAAAAGAAACCAACCTGCCCGAAACACGAAATACAACCGCCGAATCCGGTTTCAATTTTTCGGCTTTGATAACCACGTTAAAGCGACCGGTTATTGGCACTGCGGTATTTACAGGCTTTATGCTCACCATGGCGCAGTTTACCATGATCATTGGCTTTCAAACTTTCAGCGTTGATGTGTTGAAAATAACACCAACCCAAATTGGTATCCTTTATGCAGGCTTTGGCATCAGTGGCATTATCATGCAGCTATCAGTACCGTTGCTTACTAAATGGATCTCGTCAAAAGCTACCATACTTGTACTCTCAACCACCCTATGTATGGCAGCCATGTTTGTAACCGGACTAACCAACAATTTCATACCTTTTGTTACTGGCATTTGCATCTACGGCCTGTTCAATGGCTTGCGAAACCCCATGATCAATGCCATCATTGCCGATCATATCAAGCATAATGAACAGGGGAAGATCCTGGGCATCAACCAATCGTACAACTCAATCGGGCAAACCCTGGGGCCGGTTACCGCAGGCTTCGCGGCGTTAATAACGGCACATAGCATTTTCTTTTTATCGTCATGCTATATTTTATTCGCACTTTTGTTGAGTTTCCGGTTAAAACACAAAAGCATAAAACCCTAA